CGCTCTCGGAGCGCAACCCGGGGACGGTCGTGTGGGAGACCTCGCACACCAAGGGGCACCGTTTCGCCCCGTCCGTGCTGCTCATGCCCTGGGGTTACAGCTACGGTCGGCTCAACGAGGAGGCGGGCGATGCCCTGGTCAAGGCCGCCGTCCGTGGCGAATACTTCTATCCCGGCAACCGCGGCCGGGGGCTCTACGGTCCGCGCGGCCAGGTCGCGGAACTCGCGGTCGCCCGGGAGCTGTTCGGGGCCCGGGAGACGCTGTTCTTCGGCAACCTCCGGGTGCTCGACGAGACGGATGCCGACGCCCTGGTCATCCACGCCGACGGCCGCTCCTGGCACGTCACGTTGGAACAACGGGAGGTGGAGGGTGTGATCGCCTCCTGCGGCGATGAACCGAAGACCGGCACCGTGTGGGTGGCCACCAACGTCATCCCGGACCAGGCCGACCTGGGCTGGGACGAGCGCGAGTAGTTCTCGGAGACCTCCGCCGGGGCCCGGTCGAGGGTCTCCCGCATCTCGCCGGGCGTGAACCCCAGGATTTCATCCGGCGGATGGGCGGGATGCGTTCGATGCAGGCGAGGCTTGAACCTACCGTTACGGTAGGTGTTGGTTATCTTCCTGCCTTTTCGTCACCTAGAGAGCACTTCTGCCATGCCCGACACCGGTATCGTCGCCTCCTTCCGCTACGCCTTCTCTTCACCCGCCCGCCTGCGGATGGAGGTGCTCGGCGGCCTCGTGGTGGCGCTCGCGCTCATCCCGGAGGCGATCTCGTTCTCCATCATCGCGGGCGTCGACCCGCGCGTCGGCCTCTTCGCCTCCGTCACCATGGCGGTCACCATCGCCTTCACCGGCGGCCGCCCCGCCATGATCAGCGCGGCGACGGGTGCCGTCGCCCTGGTCATCGCGCCCGTCATGCGTGATCACGGCATGGACTACTTCATCGCCACGGTCCTCCTCGCCGGCGTCATCCAGATCCTGATGGCACTGCTCGGCGTGGCCAAGCTGATGCGCTTCATCCCCCGCTCGGTCATGACCGGCTTCGTCAACGCGCTGGGCATTCTCATCCTCTTCACCCAGCTCCCGTATCTGTGGGACGTGCCGTGGATGGTGTACCCGCTGTTCGCCGCCGGCATTGCCATCCTCTACCTCTTCCCCCGGCTCACCACGGCCATCCCGGCGCCGCTGGTGACCATCGTCATCCTCACCGCCGTGGTCGTCGCCGCCGGCTGGAACGTGCCGAACGTCTCCGACATGGGCGAGCTCCCGGAATCACTGCCGGAGCTCTTCTTCCCGGCGGTGCCGCTCACACTGGAGACCCTGCGCATCATCGCCCCCTATGCCTTCGCCATGGCGCTCGTCGGACTGATGGAGTCCCTGATGACGGCCAAGCTCGTCGACGAGATCACCGACGAACACTCCGACAAGACCCGCGAGAGCTGGGGCCAGGGCGTGGCCAACATCGTCACCGGCTTCTTCGGCGGCATGGGCGGTTGCGCCATGATCGGCCAGACCATGATCAACGTCAAGCAGTCCGGCGCCCGCACCCGGCTGTCGACGCTGCTGGCCGGAGTGTTCCTGCTCATTCTGGTGGTGGCGCTCGGCGATCTGGTCGGGCTGATCCCCATGGCGGCGTTGGTGGCGATCATGGTCGTCGTGTCGCTGGCCACGATCGACTGGCACTCCCTGCAGCCGCGCACCCTCAAGCTCATGCCTTTGAGCGAGACGCTGGTCATGGTCATCACTGTCGTGGGCACGCTGGCCACCCACAACCTCGCCGTCGGTGTCGTCCTGGGCGTGGTCACCGCGACGATCCTGTTCGCCCGCCGCGTGGCGCATCTGGTCGAGGTGGAGAAGGTCTCCGAACTGGACACCGACAATGACGGCCGCGCCGACATCCGCACCTACCGTGTCACCGGCCAGCTGTTCTTCGCCTCCTCCAACGACCTGGTCTCCCAGTTCGACTACGGCGAAAGCGTCGGACGCATCGTCATCGATCTCACGGATGCAGAGATCTGGGACGCGTCCACCGTAGCCACCTTCGACGCCATCCAGCAGAAGTTCCAGAGCCGCGGCAAGATCGTGGACATCATCGGCCTCGACGGGCCGAGCAAGTACCGGCTGGACATGCTCTCCGGCAAGCTGGGCTGACCGAGGTCTAGGCTCGGGCAGTGTGAGCGACTTCCAGACCTACGTCACCGAAAGACGGCACAGGGCGGCCTCCGCGATGGCGGAGCTATCGGGAAACACCTCCGCCTGCGCGATGGGGCGTGCGGGGCAGAGTTTCCCTGCGTACAAGTACCACGAGGGGGCCACTGCGGCGCTGGGTGCGTTGTCGCGGAAGCTGCGCCGGGAGCCGGACGCTGACCCGGCCGGGCTCGTCAATTCCGTGCTGCCGGAGTGGCAGAGCCCCGGCGGTGAAGGCCGGGACTGGGAGGCCTACACCGCCGGCGGACGGGAGGCGCTGGAGTCGGCGGCCGACCACATCCGTCGGGGCATGCCCTGACACAGGGGGGCGTGGCCGGGGCGCCGCGGTTGCGGTGCCCCGGCCACGCAACCGGAAACAGGGAAGGGTGTCAGCCGGCCAGGGGGATGACGCCGATGAGGACGCCGACCGCCAGCATGACCAGGGAGACGACCGTGGCGCGCCAGAGCACCTTCTTGTGGTGGTCGCCCAGGTTGACCTTGGTCAGAGAAACCAGCAGCAGGATCGCCGGGACCAGCGGTGACTGCATGTGCACCGGCTGGCCGGTGATGGACGCCCGGGCCATCTCCACCGGCTCGATGCCGAAGTGGGTGGCGCTTTCCGCCAGGACCGGCAGGATGCCGAAGTAGAAGGCGTCATTGGACATGAAGAAGGTCATCGGGATGGAGAGCACGCCGGTGATCACGGCCAGGTAGGGGCCCATGGAGCTCGGAATGATCTGGGTAATCCAGGCGGCCATCGCCTCCACCATGCCGGTGCCGGTGAATACTCCCACCAGCACACCGGCGGCCAGGACCATGGAGACCACACCGACGATGGAGGAGGAGTGGGACAGGATCTCGGTGGCCTGGTCCTTGACGTCGGGGAAGTTCACGGCCAGGGCCAGTCCGGTGCCGACGATGAACACGAAGGCCAGCGGGAAGATGTCGGCGACCAGCAGCACCATGACCACCACGGTCAGGATCAGGTTGAACCAGATCAGCCTGGGGCGCAGGGTGGCGCGGTGCGGATCCAGCATGGTGTCGGTCAGGTCGGACTCGGCCTCGGAGCTGAGGGAGACGTGCTCGAGGTCTGCGGTGCGGGTTTCGCGGTCGTCGAGAAGCACACCGCCTCCGGTGGGCGTGCGGTCGTCCGAGTTGCCCTGTCGGCCCGTGCCACCGCGCGGGCCGGTGCCGCCGGAACCTGTCCCGCCTTCGCCGCCGAAACGGGAGGTGTCCAGGGAGCCGCCGAGGCGGCGGCGCTCAGCCACGCCCAGGGACCAGGCGAAGAAGAAGACGATCACGACGCCGACCACGAGGGAAGGGATCATCGGCACGAAGACCTCGGAGGGGTCGAGACCCAGGGCGGTCGCGGCACGCACCGTCGGCCCGCCCCAGGGGAGGATGTTCATGGTGCCGTTGATCAGGCCGGCGACCACCGTCAGCACGACCGGGCTCATGCCCAGGCGAAGATAGATGGGCAGCATCGCGGAGGTGGTGATGATGAAGGTGGTGGAGCCGTCGCCGTCGAGGGAGACGACGCCGGCCAGCACGGCTGTGCCGAGAACCACCTTCGCGGGGTCATCGCCCAGGGTGCGGGTGATCACCCGGATCAGCGGGTCGAAGAGTCCGACGTTGATCATGATTCCGAAGAACATGATGGCGAACATCAGCAGCGCGGCGGTGGACGCCATGTCGCCGATGGCGTCGAGGACCATGTCGCCGATGCCGAGGCCCGCGCCGGCCAGGAGTCCGAAGACGGTGGGCACCAGGATGAGGGCGACCATCGGGGTGGAGCGGCCGACCATGATCAGGGCCATGAAAGAGAGGATCATGGCGAATCCCAGGGCGACGAGAATGCCGTCGGACGGGGTATGGCTCAGCGTGTATTCCGCGGCGAGCAGTACGTCGGTGGGAGGGTACATCCGGACTCCTAGTTCCCTTGCTTCAGTGAGTGTTCTGGAATGCTGGACCCAGACTAAAGTGATGTCCCTCACTCGCATAGTGTTGAGTGCATTGCCTTCCGTACTGTGCATTAACGCACTTCTGCGCATTGAGATCAGATAGTTGTCCGAACCGAATAACCCGTGTTGAAATGGAGTTTTCCGGCAGTGCCCTCCGGTGGGACGGTTCTGCCGGTGGTCGTCACCGCGACCTGATGGCGGCGGAAGGGAAGAGGACCGGGAACGTGCGATTCGCAACCAGAGTGCTGCTGCTGCAGCTGGCGACCGTCGTGGCCGTGGTGGCCGCGAGCACCGGGGTGTTCATCATCCTGGCGGTCGAACAGCTCAAGAATGAGACTGAAACCTCGGCGTTGTCGATCGCGCGTTCCGTGGCCTCGGCCCCGGTGGTCCGCTCCGAGGTGGCCCTGGAGACCGCCCGGCAGACCAACCCATCCGCGACGGAACTCGCCGCAGGCCCCCTCCAGGCCTACGCCCGGGACATCACGGACCGGACGGGGGCGTTGTTCGTGGTCATCACCGACGGGGAGGGGATCCGTATGGCGCACCCGGACCCGGAGCAACTCGACCGGGAAGTGAGCACGAGCTTCGAGGCCGCACTCCGCGGCGAGGAGGTCATCGCCTGGGAACGCGGCACGCTGGGTGAATCGGTCCGGGCCAAGGTGCCGGTCTTCGCGGCGGGCACCCGGGACCCGGTGGGTGAGGTCAGCGTCGGTTTCGAAAGGGCGGGCGTCTTCGATGAACTGCCCCAGCTGTTGCTCGGTGTCGGTGCTGCCGCTGTGTCGGCCCTGTTGATCGGCGTCGGAGCGACCCTGCTGCTGCGGCGCCGTTGGGAGCAGCTGACTCTCGGGGTGCAGCCGGAGGAGCTGGTCGTCCTGGTGCAGAACCAGGCGGCGGTGCTCGACGGGGTGGGGGACGGAGTCATCGCCCTCGACGAATCGGGCGTCATCCGGGTCTGCAACGATGAGGCGGAGAAGATGTTCGGGGTGTCCACGGCGGAGGGAATGTCCCTGAGGGAGCTGGATCTGCCGGAGGACGTCATCCTCTCCCTGGAAAAGGGGGAGGCGCGGGACGGTGTGGTGGTCGGGGGTCGGGTGCTCTATCTGGACTCCCGGCAGGTGGAGCGCGGCGGGCAACGCCTCGGCTCGGTGATCATCCTCCACGACCGCACCGACATGATGGGACTGAGTAAACGCCTGGATTCGGTCCGGGCCATGACGTCCGCGCTGCGGGTGCAACGCCACGAGTTCGCCAACCGGATGCACGTGGCCGCCGGCCTGGTCGAGGCGGGGCGCGGGGATGAGGCCGCTGAGTTCCTGCGCACCATGCGCGACAGGGG
This sequence is a window from Corynebacterium comes. Protein-coding genes within it:
- a CDS encoding CitMHS family transporter — protein: MYPPTDVLLAAEYTLSHTPSDGILVALGFAMILSFMALIMVGRSTPMVALILVPTVFGLLAGAGLGIGDMVLDAIGDMASTAALLMFAIMFFGIMINVGLFDPLIRVITRTLGDDPAKVVLGTAVLAGVVSLDGDGSTTFIITTSAMLPIYLRLGMSPVVLTVVAGLINGTMNILPWGGPTVRAATALGLDPSEVFVPMIPSLVVGVVIVFFFAWSLGVAERRRLGGSLDTSRFGGEGGTGSGGTGPRGGTGRQGNSDDRTPTGGGVLLDDRETRTADLEHVSLSSEAESDLTDTMLDPHRATLRPRLIWFNLILTVVVMVLLVADIFPLAFVFIVGTGLALAVNFPDVKDQATEILSHSSSIVGVVSMVLAAGVLVGVFTGTGMVEAMAAWITQIIPSSMGPYLAVITGVLSIPMTFFMSNDAFYFGILPVLAESATHFGIEPVEMARASITGQPVHMQSPLVPAILLLVSLTKVNLGDHHKKVLWRATVVSLVMLAVGVLIGVIPLAG
- a CDS encoding sucrase ferredoxin, which produces MTTADAVRCSDVPGEPLPGSAKQQRVYVILEWPHGWSHDILDGGVFGDDLTASLKEKLGEDVGLQLIRHPGRDGRRIESHHLFLVFADQAKTELLMVDGPEAILDLDLTGPGLNGAEPVDGPLILVCTHGKRDVCCALKGRPLAAALSERNPGTVVWETSHTKGHRFAPSVLLMPWGYSYGRLNEEAGDALVKAAVRGEYFYPGNRGRGLYGPRGQVAELAVARELFGARETLFFGNLRVLDETDADALVIHADGRSWHVTLEQREVEGVIASCGDEPKTGTVWVATNVIPDQADLGWDERE
- a CDS encoding SulP family inorganic anion transporter, which gives rise to MPDTGIVASFRYAFSSPARLRMEVLGGLVVALALIPEAISFSIIAGVDPRVGLFASVTMAVTIAFTGGRPAMISAATGAVALVIAPVMRDHGMDYFIATVLLAGVIQILMALLGVAKLMRFIPRSVMTGFVNALGILILFTQLPYLWDVPWMVYPLFAAGIAILYLFPRLTTAIPAPLVTIVILTAVVVAAGWNVPNVSDMGELPESLPELFFPAVPLTLETLRIIAPYAFAMALVGLMESLMTAKLVDEITDEHSDKTRESWGQGVANIVTGFFGGMGGCAMIGQTMINVKQSGARTRLSTLLAGVFLLILVVALGDLVGLIPMAALVAIMVVVSLATIDWHSLQPRTLKLMPLSETLVMVITVVGTLATHNLAVGVVLGVVTATILFARRVAHLVEVEKVSELDTDNDGRADIRTYRVTGQLFFASSNDLVSQFDYGESVGRIVIDLTDAEIWDASTVATFDAIQQKFQSRGKIVDIIGLDGPSKYRLDMLSGKLG
- a CDS encoding sensor histidine kinase; this translates as MRFATRVLLLQLATVVAVVAASTGVFIILAVEQLKNETETSALSIARSVASAPVVRSEVALETARQTNPSATELAAGPLQAYARDITDRTGALFVVITDGEGIRMAHPDPEQLDREVSTSFEAALRGEEVIAWERGTLGESVRAKVPVFAAGTRDPVGEVSVGFERAGVFDELPQLLLGVGAAAVSALLIGVGATLLLRRRWEQLTLGVQPEELVVLVQNQAAVLDGVGDGVIALDESGVIRVCNDEAEKMFGVSTAEGMSLRELDLPEDVILSLEKGEARDGVVVGGRVLYLDSRQVERGGQRLGSVIILHDRTDMMGLSKRLDSVRAMTSALRVQRHEFANRMHVAAGLVEAGRGDEAAEFLRTMRDRGPVDYPLEGADLLTEPFLQSFLGAKSIEAAERGVQLQIRDETLVLGSVEGVEGVEDTATVLGSLVDNAVTAALRAPEPRLVSVTLMDDGPELVLVVADSGPGIAAGAEVGGEPSAAEETGSDRVHGHGIGLALSRDLLRRRGGELWIIDRGGGESGRGAVFGARLPGVMAGPADLPGNFREDDE